One Mesorhizobium sp. J428 DNA segment encodes these proteins:
- a CDS encoding oxidoreductase yields MTNLPASAAGRFTFPGTSISVNRMGYGAMQLAGPHVFGEPKDPDEARAVLREALTLGIDHIDTSDFYGPHVTNRLIREALHPYPANLTLVTKIGAWRNDEGDWILEHGADFLRRSVEDNLERLGLERMAIVNLRIEGPQQDVAGPMRTIRKMQEEGLLEHIGISTVDMAQLRAARDIAPIVCVQNHYNLVHRDDDAMIDALAADGIAYVPYFPLGGFAPLQTEELNRVAGEMEQSPQSVALAWLLQRSPNILLIPGTSRRAHLHANVAAAQLTLSEAQRARLDAIAGLS; encoded by the coding sequence ATGACCAATCTTCCTGCTTCCGCCGCCGGCCGCTTCACGTTCCCCGGCACCTCGATTTCAGTGAACCGCATGGGCTATGGCGCCATGCAACTGGCCGGCCCGCATGTGTTCGGCGAACCCAAAGACCCCGACGAGGCGCGCGCTGTGTTGCGCGAGGCGCTGACGCTCGGCATCGATCACATCGATACGAGTGATTTCTACGGTCCGCACGTAACCAATCGCCTGATCCGCGAAGCGCTTCACCCCTATCCCGCAAACCTGACGCTGGTGACGAAGATCGGCGCCTGGCGCAACGATGAAGGCGACTGGATCCTCGAACATGGCGCCGATTTTCTGCGCAGGTCCGTCGAAGACAATCTCGAGCGACTGGGCCTGGAACGCATGGCGATCGTCAACCTGCGCATCGAGGGCCCGCAGCAGGACGTCGCCGGTCCGATGCGCACCATACGAAAGATGCAGGAGGAAGGTCTGCTCGAACACATCGGCATTAGCACGGTGGACATGGCGCAACTGCGAGCCGCCCGCGATATCGCTCCGATTGTCTGTGTCCAGAACCACTACAACCTCGTCCACCGCGATGACGATGCCATGATCGATGCGCTGGCCGCAGACGGCATCGCCTATGTTCCCTATTTCCCGCTGGGCGGCTTCGCGCCGTTGCAGACGGAAGAGCTGAATCGGGTGGCCGGCGAAATGGAGCAGTCGCCGCAGAGCGTTGCGCTTGCCTGGCTGCTGCAGCGCAGCCCGAACATTCTGCTTATTCCGGGAACGTCCCGGCGGGCACATCTGCACGCGAACGTCGCGGCCGCTCAGCTAACGCTGAGCGAGGCGCAAAGGGCAAGGCTGGACGCGATAGCCGGCCTGAGTTGA
- a CDS encoding carboxyl transferase domain-containing protein, producing MPVIQSQISPTSDAFRANAEKMRGLVADIRAKAAIVEQGGPEEQRERHVSRGKLLPRDRLAQLLDTGAPFLEIGQFAAWDMYGGDIASAGMIAGIGRIEGRECMIVVNDATVKGGTYYPMTVKKHLRAQEIARENNLPCIYLVDSGGANLPNQDEVFPDREHFGRIFFNQANLSAAGIPQIACVMGSCTAGGAYVPAMSDETIMVRNQATIFLGGPPLVKAATGEEVSAEDLGGTEVHTRQSGVADHYAMNDAHALAITRKIMRNLNRTKRLQLATEPPRPPLFDPGEIHGIVPQDTRQPYDVREVIARVVDGSELDEFKANYGTTLVTGFARIHGLPVGIIANNGVLFSESALKGAHFIELCTQRKIPLVFLQNITGFMVGRKYEAGGIAKDGAKLVTAVATAKVPKVTVIIGGSFGAGNYGMCGRAYSPRFLWMWPNARISVMGGEQAATVLALVKREGIERKGGSWSTQEEAAFRAPVLEKYEKEGHPLYSSARLWDDGIIDPAHTREVLALSLSAALNAEVEETRVGVFRM from the coding sequence ATGCCCGTCATCCAGTCCCAGATTTCCCCCACTTCCGATGCCTTCCGGGCCAATGCCGAGAAGATGCGCGGGCTCGTCGCCGATATCCGGGCCAAGGCTGCGATCGTCGAACAGGGCGGGCCGGAGGAGCAGCGGGAGCGGCATGTGTCGCGCGGCAAGCTGCTCCCGCGCGACCGCCTGGCCCAGTTGCTCGACACAGGCGCGCCCTTTCTCGAAATCGGCCAGTTCGCGGCGTGGGACATGTATGGCGGCGACATCGCGTCCGCAGGCATGATTGCCGGCATCGGCCGGATCGAAGGCCGCGAATGCATGATCGTCGTCAACGACGCCACCGTGAAGGGCGGCACCTACTATCCGATGACGGTGAAGAAGCATCTGCGCGCGCAGGAGATCGCGCGGGAGAACAACCTGCCCTGCATCTATCTCGTCGATTCCGGCGGCGCGAACCTGCCCAACCAGGACGAGGTCTTCCCCGACCGCGAGCACTTTGGGCGCATCTTCTTCAACCAGGCGAACCTCTCGGCCGCCGGCATTCCGCAGATCGCCTGCGTCATGGGCTCCTGCACCGCCGGCGGCGCCTATGTGCCGGCGATGTCGGACGAGACGATCATGGTACGCAACCAGGCGACCATCTTCCTCGGCGGCCCGCCGCTGGTGAAGGCGGCGACCGGCGAGGAGGTCTCGGCCGAGGACCTCGGCGGCACCGAGGTCCACACCCGTCAGTCGGGTGTCGCCGATCACTATGCGATGAACGACGCGCATGCGCTCGCCATCACCCGCAAGATCATGCGCAACCTCAACCGGACGAAGCGCCTGCAGCTTGCGACCGAGCCGCCGCGCCCGCCGCTGTTCGACCCGGGCGAAATCCACGGCATCGTGCCGCAGGACACGCGCCAGCCCTACGACGTGCGCGAGGTCATTGCGCGCGTGGTCGACGGCTCGGAGCTCGACGAGTTCAAGGCGAACTACGGCACGACGCTGGTCACCGGCTTCGCCCGCATCCACGGCCTGCCGGTCGGCATCATCGCCAACAATGGCGTGCTGTTCTCGGAAAGTGCGCTCAAGGGCGCGCATTTCATCGAGCTGTGCACGCAGCGGAAGATTCCGCTGGTCTTCCTACAGAACATCACCGGCTTCATGGTGGGGCGCAAATACGAGGCCGGCGGCATCGCCAAGGACGGCGCCAAGCTGGTCACCGCCGTCGCCACCGCGAAAGTGCCCAAGGTCACGGTCATCATCGGCGGTTCGTTCGGCGCCGGCAACTATGGCATGTGCGGGCGGGCCTATTCGCCCCGCTTTCTGTGGATGTGGCCCAATGCGCGCATTTCGGTGATGGGCGGCGAGCAGGCGGCCACGGTGCTGGCGCTGGTCAAGCGCGAGGGCATCGAGCGCAAGGGCGGGTCATGGAGCACCCAGGAGGAAGCCGCCTTCCGCGCGCCGGTCCTGGAGAAATACGAGAAGGAAGGCCACCCGCTCTATTCCTCCGCCCGGCTGTGGGACGACGGCATCATTGACCCGGCCCACACCCGCGAGGTCCTGGCGCTGAGCCTCAGCGCCGCGCTCAACGCGGAGGTGGAGGAGACGAGGGTCGGCGTGTTCAGGATGTAG
- a CDS encoding PcfJ domain-containing protein produces the protein MARSQLKQRRDAERQRIEAYEATLRRVFAAPRPAPDFENAIDEVKRGFVNDIVRPSHEWRPKLKTRDPGRLRLAAARHLFARYAVPAHLERIWIEPGGLDPAEAMLRRRWYVAAARGDSLYKAGASEWLSRKEVHAFLRARGDLRFEEAFWLAIAQGISEDPMLALRIARSRIAATPRAELGFWREAACFFCAHPTSREEIDDLCDYIVAARERDRRFSLKGRTLASLRRLSAEWHRDMAAVARIEAMRRRLAGPQAASETRWAGSRLQNWSWQPPGKEARARREEFVMVQLTSAEDLVAESRAMHHCVWTYAGKCIAGQASIWSLRRKAGKDASRLLTVELDRDDRAVQIRGFGNRLASADETKVLDRWAQARGVSL, from the coding sequence ATGGCACGTTCCCAATTGAAACAGCGGCGCGACGCCGAGCGCCAGCGCATCGAGGCCTATGAGGCGACGCTCCGGCGCGTCTTTGCGGCACCTCGGCCCGCGCCCGATTTCGAGAACGCGATCGACGAGGTCAAGCGCGGCTTCGTGAACGACATCGTGCGGCCTTCGCACGAGTGGCGGCCGAAGCTGAAGACGCGCGACCCCGGCCGGCTCAGGCTGGCCGCGGCGCGCCATCTCTTCGCGCGCTATGCCGTGCCCGCCCATCTCGAGCGGATCTGGATCGAGCCGGGAGGGCTCGACCCGGCCGAGGCGATGCTGCGCAGGCGCTGGTATGTGGCGGCGGCCCGCGGCGACTCGCTCTACAAGGCCGGCGCTTCCGAGTGGCTCAGCCGCAAGGAGGTGCACGCCTTCCTGCGCGCGCGGGGAGACCTGCGCTTCGAAGAGGCGTTCTGGCTCGCCATCGCCCAGGGCATATCGGAAGATCCGATGCTGGCGCTGCGGATCGCGCGGTCGCGGATCGCCGCGACGCCGCGGGCCGAGCTCGGCTTCTGGCGCGAGGCGGCGTGCTTTTTCTGCGCCCACCCGACGAGCCGCGAGGAGATCGACGATCTCTGCGACTATATCGTCGCCGCGCGTGAGCGCGACCGTCGCTTCAGTCTGAAGGGGCGCACGCTCGCCTCGCTCCGGCGCCTGTCGGCAGAGTGGCATCGTGACATGGCGGCGGTGGCGCGGATCGAGGCAATGCGCAGGCGGCTGGCCGGGCCGCAGGCGGCAAGCGAGACGCGCTGGGCCGGCTCCAGGCTGCAGAACTGGAGCTGGCAGCCGCCGGGCAAGGAGGCGAGGGCGCGGCGCGAGGAGTTCGTGATGGTTCAGTTGACCAGCGCGGAGGACCTCGTTGCCGAAAGCCGCGCGATGCACCACTGCGTGTGGACCTATGCGGGCAAGTGCATCGCCGGTCAGGCCTCGATCTGGTCGCTGCGGAGGAAGGCAGGCAAGGACGCCTCGCGGCTGCTCACCGTCGAGCTCGACCGCGATGACCGTGCCGTGCAGATCCGCGGCTTCGGCAACCGGCTGGCCTCGGCGGACGAGACCAAGGTGCTCGACCGCTGGGCGCAGGCCAGGGGCGTGTCACTGTGA
- a CDS encoding isovaleryl-CoA dehydrogenase translates to MYTNTLNFGLGEEIDALRDLVRRFAQERIAPLAAGIDRSNEFPQQLWKEFGDLGLLGITAEPDFGGTGLGYLAQVIAVEEISRASASVGLSYGAHSNLCVNQITRWGTVEQKQRFLPALCSGEHVGALAMSESGSGSDVVSMRLRAEKRNDRYVLNGSKMWITNGPDAHTLVVYAKTDPERASRGITAFILDTATKGFSVAQKLDKLGMRGSNTGELVFDDVEVPFENVLHEEGRGVEVLMSGLDYERVVLAAGPVGIMAACMDVAVPYVHERKQFGQPIGEFQLVQGKLADMYATMNAARAYVYAVAQACDRGETTRKDSAGCVLYAAEKATLMALDAIQLLGGNGYVNDYPTGRLLRDAKLYEIGAGTSEIRRWLIGREIMAEG, encoded by the coding sequence ATGTATACCAATACGCTCAATTTCGGCCTCGGCGAGGAGATCGACGCGCTGCGCGACCTGGTGCGCCGCTTTGCGCAGGAGCGCATCGCGCCGCTAGCCGCCGGCATCGACCGCTCAAACGAGTTCCCGCAACAGCTCTGGAAAGAGTTCGGCGATCTCGGCCTGCTCGGCATCACCGCCGAGCCCGATTTCGGCGGCACGGGGCTTGGCTACCTCGCGCAGGTAATCGCCGTAGAGGAAATTTCGCGTGCTTCGGCCTCGGTCGGCCTGTCCTATGGCGCGCATTCGAACCTCTGCGTCAACCAGATCACCCGCTGGGGCACGGTTGAGCAGAAGCAGCGCTTCCTGCCAGCGCTCTGTTCCGGCGAGCATGTCGGCGCACTCGCCATGTCGGAGAGCGGATCGGGGTCCGATGTCGTGTCGATGCGGCTGCGGGCCGAGAAAAGGAACGACCGCTACGTGCTCAACGGTTCCAAGATGTGGATCACCAACGGGCCTGATGCGCACACCCTGGTGGTCTATGCCAAGACCGATCCCGAGCGCGCCTCGCGCGGCATCACCGCCTTCATCCTCGACACCGCCACGAAAGGGTTTTCGGTCGCGCAGAAGCTCGACAAGCTCGGCATGCGCGGCTCGAACACCGGCGAGCTGGTCTTCGATGACGTCGAGGTGCCGTTCGAGAACGTGCTGCATGAGGAAGGCCGTGGCGTCGAGGTGCTGATGAGCGGGCTCGACTACGAGCGCGTCGTGCTCGCCGCCGGCCCGGTCGGCATCATGGCCGCCTGCATGGACGTCGCTGTGCCCTATGTGCACGAGCGCAAGCAGTTCGGCCAGCCGATCGGCGAATTCCAGCTCGTCCAGGGCAAGCTGGCCGACATGTATGCGACGATGAACGCGGCCAGAGCCTATGTCTACGCCGTGGCCCAGGCCTGCGACCGCGGCGAGACCACGCGAAAGGACTCCGCCGGCTGCGTGCTCTACGCCGCCGAAAAGGCAACACTCATGGCGCTGGACGCCATCCAGCTCCTCGGCGGCAACGGCTACGTCAACGACTACCCCACCGGCCGCCTGCTGCGCGATGCCAAGCTCTACGAGATCGGCGCCGGAACCAGCGAGATCAGGCGCTGGCTGATCGGCCGCGAGATCATGGCTGAGGGATGA
- a CDS encoding NADP-dependent oxidoreductase, with the protein MPTNTRIVLAARPQGRPKPTDFRIETVDAPQPAEGEVLLKILYLSLDPYMRGRMNDAKSYAKPVDIDAVMEGGTVAEVVASRNPKFAVGDVVLSHSGWQSFAISDGAGLRKLDASAAPLTTALGVLGMPGFTAYSGLLTIGKPKPGETVVVAAASGAVGSVVGQIARIKGARAVGIAGGPEKCAFVRNELRFDAVVDHRSPDFAAELKAASPDGIDVYFENVGGHVWDAVFPLLNEFARIPVCGLIAQYNATEHAGTDRLPTMMREVLSRSLNIRGFIQREFVDQRKDFYRDMAGWIADGSVRYREDIVDGLENAPQAFMGLLEGKNFGKLVVRVAS; encoded by the coding sequence ATGCCCACGAATACAAGGATCGTTCTCGCCGCCAGGCCGCAGGGCCGTCCGAAGCCGACCGATTTCCGCATCGAGACGGTCGATGCGCCGCAACCGGCGGAGGGCGAGGTGCTGCTGAAGATTCTCTATCTCTCGCTCGACCCCTACATGCGCGGCCGTATGAACGACGCCAAATCCTACGCCAAGCCGGTGGACATCGACGCGGTGATGGAAGGCGGCACGGTTGCCGAGGTGGTGGCGTCGCGAAATCCGAAATTCGCCGTGGGCGACGTCGTGCTGTCCCATTCGGGCTGGCAGAGCTTTGCGATCTCCGATGGCGCGGGGCTGCGGAAGCTCGATGCCTCCGCCGCACCGTTGACCACCGCGCTCGGCGTGCTGGGCATGCCGGGCTTCACCGCCTATTCCGGCCTGCTCACCATCGGCAAGCCGAAGCCGGGCGAGACGGTCGTGGTGGCGGCGGCGAGCGGCGCGGTCGGCTCGGTCGTCGGGCAGATCGCGCGCATCAAGGGCGCGCGCGCCGTCGGCATCGCGGGCGGACCGGAGAAATGCGCCTTCGTGCGCAACGAACTTCGCTTCGACGCCGTGGTGGACCATCGGTCACCGGACTTCGCCGCCGAGCTGAAGGCCGCCTCCCCGGACGGGATCGACGTCTATTTCGAGAATGTCGGCGGCCATGTCTGGGATGCCGTCTTCCCGCTGCTGAACGAGTTTGCGCGCATTCCGGTCTGCGGGCTGATCGCTCAGTATAACGCCACCGAGCATGCGGGAACGGACCGCCTGCCGACGATGATGCGCGAGGTGCTGAGCCGCAGCCTCAACATCCGCGGCTTCATCCAGCGCGAGTTCGTCGACCAGCGGAAGGATTTCTATCGCGACATGGCGGGCTGGATCGCGGATGGCTCCGTGCGCTACCGTGAAGACATCGTCGACGGCCTTGAGAACGCGCCGCAGGCCTTCATGGGCCTGCTGGAGGGCAAGAACTTCGGCAAGCTGGTGGTGCGCGTCGCGTCGTAG
- a CDS encoding pyridoxal phosphate-dependent aminotransferase — translation MSRPRLTSLAQSLPATVPFVGPETQERQRGRPFRARIGANENGFGASPRVAAAIAAAAPEMWKYCDPENHELRQLVASHHGVAPENIMIGEGIDGLLGLIVRLFVEPGQPVVTSLGAYPTFNYHVAGFGGRLVAAPYRDDREDIEALLDAVEREAAPLVYLANPDNPMGTWWEGGEIQRFIEALPDTTLLVLDEAYTEMAPASSRPPLDIARPNVLRMRTFSKAYGLAGMRCGYAIGEAETIRAFDKVRNHFGMSRMTQVAAAAAVEDQAWLAEVLERIADGRRRIEGITSDNGLAALPSATNFVTIDCGGDGAFALKVMQSLIDRDVFVRKPMAPRLDRCIRVSTGPEEELAIFAEELPGALATARGN, via the coding sequence ATGAGCCGCCCCCGCCTCACCTCCCTTGCCCAGTCGCTGCCGGCCACGGTTCCCTTCGTCGGACCGGAAACACAGGAGCGGCAGCGCGGACGGCCGTTCCGCGCCCGGATCGGCGCCAACGAAAACGGCTTCGGCGCGTCGCCGCGCGTCGCGGCCGCGATCGCAGCGGCAGCACCTGAGATGTGGAAATACTGCGACCCCGAGAACCACGAGTTGCGGCAGCTGGTGGCCTCCCATCATGGCGTCGCGCCCGAAAACATCATGATCGGCGAAGGCATCGACGGCCTGCTCGGCCTCATCGTGCGCCTCTTCGTCGAACCGGGGCAGCCGGTCGTCACCTCGCTCGGCGCTTATCCCACCTTCAATTATCACGTCGCGGGTTTCGGCGGCCGGCTCGTTGCCGCGCCCTATCGCGATGACCGCGAGGACATCGAGGCGCTGCTCGATGCCGTGGAGCGCGAGGCAGCACCGCTCGTCTATCTCGCCAATCCGGACAATCCGATGGGCACATGGTGGGAGGGCGGCGAGATCCAGCGTTTCATAGAGGCGCTGCCGGACACGACGCTGCTCGTGCTCGACGAGGCCTATACGGAGATGGCACCCGCTTCCTCACGCCCTCCCCTCGACATCGCCCGGCCGAACGTGCTGCGCATGCGCACCTTCTCCAAGGCCTACGGGCTTGCCGGCATGCGCTGCGGCTATGCGATCGGCGAGGCCGAGACGATCCGCGCATTTGACAAGGTGCGCAACCATTTCGGCATGAGCCGGATGACGCAGGTCGCGGCCGCCGCGGCGGTCGAGGACCAAGCATGGCTCGCGGAGGTGCTGGAACGCATCGCCGACGGCCGACGGCGCATCGAGGGCATCACATCGGACAACGGCCTCGCCGCGCTGCCTTCCGCGACGAACTTCGTCACGATCGATTGCGGCGGCGACGGCGCCTTCGCCCTGAAGGTCATGCAATCGCTGATCGACCGCGACGTGTTCGTGCGCAAGCCGATGGCCCCTAGGCTCGACCGCTGCATCCGGGTCAGCACCGGTCCGGAAGAAGAGCTCGCCATCTTCGCCGAGGAACTGCCGGGCGCTCTGGCCACCGCGCGCGGCAACTGA
- a CDS encoding porin, with amino-acid sequence MSAYAADAVMAPEPEPIEYVRICDVYGAGFFYIPGTQTCLRISGYVRYQIGTSSDGETPNYNGFAVDAWDKTVRARLNFDARSETEWGTLRSYIRFQASWNGVNDGPVRADQAWLSLGGFRAGYSESAWADTVVGDVATTGSHSDNSMSYGDQQRAIMQYNFERNGFFGVLSLEDDALAGEGYMPDVVGVLGYAAGWGGVWGRVGYAESFDGSSYVLGGVPGTNSGGFAGSLGLQVNVPNMEGSSFRLIGYYADGDHTYGTLHGPAATAFETINGGNGNSEWSILASYGHQFTDTFGASVGYQHFSDFYIGGTDVKTGLDGHSAELSLVWVPVTDFEVRSEIQHDKIETLSGTVSGYLRFQRSF; translated from the coding sequence ATGTCGGCGTATGCCGCCGACGCCGTGATGGCTCCCGAGCCTGAACCCATTGAATACGTCCGTATCTGCGACGTCTATGGCGCCGGCTTCTTCTACATTCCAGGTACCCAAACCTGCCTGCGCATTTCCGGTTATGTCCGCTACCAGATCGGCACCTCCAGCGATGGCGAGACGCCGAACTATAACGGCTTCGCCGTGGACGCATGGGACAAGACGGTACGTGCCCGTCTCAACTTTGATGCTCGCTCCGAGACCGAATGGGGCACACTGCGTTCCTACATCCGCTTCCAGGCGTCGTGGAACGGCGTCAACGACGGGCCAGTCCGCGCCGATCAGGCCTGGCTCAGCCTCGGAGGCTTCCGTGCTGGCTACTCCGAATCGGCCTGGGCCGACACAGTCGTCGGCGACGTCGCGACTACCGGCTCGCACTCGGACAACTCCATGTCCTATGGCGACCAGCAGCGCGCGATCATGCAGTACAATTTCGAGCGCAATGGCTTCTTCGGCGTGCTGTCGCTCGAGGACGACGCGCTGGCCGGTGAGGGCTACATGCCCGACGTCGTCGGCGTGCTCGGCTATGCAGCCGGCTGGGGTGGCGTCTGGGGGCGTGTTGGCTACGCTGAGAGCTTTGACGGTTCGTCCTACGTCCTCGGTGGTGTTCCCGGCACCAACAGCGGCGGCTTCGCGGGTTCGCTCGGCCTGCAGGTCAACGTGCCGAACATGGAAGGCTCGTCCTTCCGCCTGATCGGCTACTATGCCGACGGCGATCACACCTACGGCACGCTGCACGGCCCTGCCGCCACTGCCTTCGAAACGATCAATGGTGGTAACGGCAATTCCGAATGGTCGATCCTGGCCTCCTACGGGCATCAGTTCACCGACACGTTCGGCGCCTCGGTCGGCTATCAGCATTTCAGCGACTTCTACATTGGCGGCACGGACGTGAAGACCGGCCTGGACGGTCATTCGGCCGAACTGTCGCTGGTCTGGGTGCCCGTGACCGACTTCGAGGTCCGCTCGGAAATCCAGCATGACAAGATCGAGACGCTTAGCGGCACCGTTTCGGGCTACCTGCGCTTCCAGCGCTCGTTCTGA
- a CDS encoding porin: MRARVNFDARSETEWGTLRSYIRFQADWNGVGDGEVTAHQAWLSLGGFRAGYSESAWSDTVVGEVGTFGSHSDNAMSFGDQRRAIMQIQFRAQRLLRRAVAGRRRASRRGLRARRCRGPRLCSRMGRSLGSRRLHREF; this comes from the coding sequence GTGCGCGCGCGGGTGAATTTCGACGCCCGCTCGGAGACGGAATGGGGCACCTTGCGCTCCTACATCCGCTTCCAGGCCGACTGGAACGGCGTCGGCGATGGTGAGGTCACGGCCCACCAGGCATGGCTGAGCCTCGGCGGCTTCCGCGCCGGCTATTCCGAATCGGCCTGGTCCGACACGGTCGTCGGCGAGGTGGGGACGTTCGGATCGCATTCCGACAACGCAATGTCCTTCGGCGACCAGCGCCGCGCGATCATGCAGATACAATTTCGAGCGCAACGGCTTCTTCGGCGTGCTGTCGCTGGAAGACGACGCGCTAGCCGGAGAGGGTTACGTGCCCGACGCTGTCGCGGTCCTCGGCTATGCAGCCGGATGGGGCGGAGTCTGGGGTCGCGTCGGCTACACCGAGAGTTTTGA
- a CDS encoding porin: MKSLKLLSIAGALSVSPGVVFAADAVLAPEPEPVEYVRVCDAYGAGFFYIPGTETCLQISGYVWYPDRRGKRWRDAQLQWLRAGRLEQGRARAGEFRRPLGDGMGHLALLHPLPGRLERRRRW; the protein is encoded by the coding sequence ATGAAGTCCTTGAAACTCCTCTCCATCGCCGGCGCGCTGTCGGTGTCGCCCGGCGTCGTATTCGCGGCGGACGCGGTGCTGGCGCCTGAACCCGAGCCGGTCGAATATGTCCGTGTGTGCGATGCCTATGGCGCCGGCTTCTTCTACATCCCCGGCACCGAGACCTGCCTGCAGATCTCCGGCTATGTCTGGTACCCAGATCGGCGCGGCAAGCGATGGCGAGACGCCCAACTACAATGGCTTCGAGCCGGACGGCTGGAACAAGGGCGTGCGCGCGCGGGTGAATTTCGACGCCCGCTCGGAGACGGAATGGGGCACCTTGCGCTCCTACATCCGCTTCCAGGCCGACTGGAACGGCGTCGGCGATGGTGA
- a CDS encoding serine hydrolase, with protein MTAIPFTRQNITLSNWREAPYHRWSFANVSEFVPTATITSGIESNAGSPGASRLETMTLTRPDGTQVPAAEHLALAHGDCFVAMRNGNVVAEWNAPHGSTVRPHLIFSISKSVTGMLAGIAVGDGKLDPSAPVSNYVQVPAGSAYETATVRHLFDMTVSLGFVEDYLDLEGDFDRYRRSMLWNPERSGTKPESMEAVLIGLPKADGPHGKVFAYASPNTDMLGIVIERATGIRLHEYNARPALDADGRSWACLCHRRSHWCGPCRRRNVRDGTRPGAFWPARARWRPSRRTAGHSRRLDRRYAQERRPAGLDRRKFFRLLPGRTLQVVLGTSSARRMTTSREKVSTGSAF; from the coding sequence ATGACAGCCATTCCCTTTACTCGCCAGAACATCACGCTCTCGAACTGGCGCGAGGCGCCGTATCATCGATGGAGCTTTGCCAACGTCAGCGAATTCGTTCCAACCGCGACGATTACCAGCGGGATTGAGAGCAATGCGGGCAGCCCGGGCGCATCACGCCTGGAGACCATGACGCTGACGCGGCCGGATGGAACACAGGTACCGGCCGCCGAGCACCTCGCCCTGGCACATGGCGACTGCTTTGTCGCAATGCGCAACGGCAACGTCGTTGCCGAATGGAACGCGCCCCACGGATCGACAGTCCGACCGCACCTCATATTTTCCATCTCGAAATCCGTGACGGGCATGCTGGCAGGGATCGCCGTCGGCGACGGCAAGCTCGATCCGTCGGCGCCGGTGTCGAACTATGTGCAGGTTCCAGCGGGCTCGGCTTACGAAACGGCCACCGTGCGGCACCTCTTCGACATGACCGTCAGCCTGGGTTTCGTCGAAGACTATCTGGACCTCGAAGGCGACTTCGATCGCTACCGCCGTTCGATGCTGTGGAACCCGGAGAGGTCCGGAACGAAGCCGGAAAGCATGGAAGCCGTGCTGATCGGGCTGCCCAAAGCCGACGGACCGCACGGGAAAGTCTTCGCCTATGCCTCCCCCAACACGGACATGCTCGGCATCGTGATCGAGCGCGCCACCGGAATCCGATTGCACGAGTACAATGCGCGACCGGCTTTGGACGCCGATGGGCGCTCGTGGGCCTGCTTATGTCACCGTCGATCGCATTGGTGCGGCCCGTGCCGCAGGAGGAATGTGCGTGACGGCACGCGACCTGGCGCGTTTTGGCCAGCTCGTGCTCGATGGAGGCCGTCACGACGGACAGCAGGTCATTCCAGGCGATTGGATCGACGATATGCGCAGGAACGGAGACCGGCAGGCCTGGATCGACGGAAATTTTTCCGCCTCCTTCCCGGACGGACGCTACAGGTCGTGCTGGGTACCAGCTCGGCACGCCGCATGACCACTTCGCGGGAGAAGGTATCCACGGGCAGCGCCTTTTGA